The following is a genomic window from Daphnia magna isolate NIES linkage group LG4, ASM2063170v1.1, whole genome shotgun sequence.
attttattttaaggaGGCTGTATTTACACATGTTGATTTCTTTATGATAGTATGTACATTAGACTTTGATAATTGAGGTTTCTTCTGCGggttttttgcttgttttctgCTTTGGTCTGGTTGTTAGTCTGGGAGACGGATTTGGAATCACCTTTGCATCTCCTGTAGAAAAACACATTATATATAACAGTTGAATAGGTTTTATGAGGAATAGTTGTTACTTACTGTGCTTTGTTTTACATCCAGACAAATTTTCAGTTTTGTCGACTAGTGCTTATGCTTCATTGGTTTCTGTGATGCTGAAAACAAATTAGATCATTAATACATcgtaattaaaataaaaaacacgcTGTAAACTTACTGAGGAAGTATTGTGGGATTGCATTTTCAGCAACCCTCCACCTTTTGTAAGGACATAAATAGTCCAGCACGAAAGATCCTTTGATAACATCATGTGGAGCAAAATGTTTTTCACACAATTTGTCCCCAACAGTAATTCCGGCTGCTTTTTGCTGCCAAGATTCCAAATTAGTTTTATTTACACCAAATGTGGAAACTTTCGGGTTTTCCTTGTCGTAAATAGCTTtgcaaatgaaacaaaatccAACAAGTTTACCGACGCCACCATGTTTTCTCAACTAGATTGATACTAACCGTCACTGAGCtaaactttgttttatttccgttACCTAGATGGCGAAAAGAACGAGTTTAAGATCTATTCTCATTGGCTGCTTTCAAAGTGGCATTACTGGGCGCATCTTTCGTCATTGGTCTTTCAGACTTCAAACCATACGGGCACGCCAGTATTTTGGTCATACAGAAATTCCCCTCACCCACAAAAAGATTAGTTTGAACTGCCGTGTAAAAAGTAGTTCATCGATTCTTGTTCTTCGTTTgtaaagatttaaaaattaaagaatgTGTGCCAAACCGACTATTGGAAACGAGAAAACGGTGGAAGGAAGGCCATTTGATGAAGAACATCttgtaagtttttttgttttgtttcttttcagatTTAATGCATTAAGTTCGTTCGTTATTCTTGGTCGGGTCTATTGCACCGATAGTCCGTCGGTGCAATAAATTTTtcgaattttatttgtttttgtttctctgtGCAACAATCGAGAGACGACGATTTCtatacactgttaaaaagggTACCACTTATTTGGGGTTGTCACAATCTATCGTCAAAATTTCGGGGTTTTAACTATtcgcattttttcaaattcaatgcaAATATTTTAGACAAATAACCCCGAAATTTTTGGGCTGTATCCCAGAAATTTCCGGGTTTGTCATAAAGAGAAGATATTTTCGAAGAAACGACACAGGTATATATTACTCATAAAAGTAGTTTACATACAAATAGGAACGAAAAGAGGCAGAATGAAACTGATAGACATGAAATTCTTCAGTTTTAAGAGATTCTGAGCAATTTGAAAATTATCTggtcttttttcaattaagaaagaCTGGACTTTGTTATAGAATAATACAGTTCGATAAATCTTAcaaataacgaaaaattttCCGCAGTGAGAAgcaatatttaaaatcatacCAAATTCTTGAGCTGTGTGAAATAATGGGACCCAAAATCAAGATTTCTTTTACACTGTTAAAACACATATTAATGTTTTGTATTGCTGATTAgtgttttttaattacatcaatttaagttaagttataTTTATCAACTTCACAAATTTTATGAATCGGCGATGTTCAAAAACAGAATTTCAGCACGTAAAATCGAATGTTACCATATCTTAAAGAATTTCCCcttaaatttttctatcacctaaccgactttaattatatttgaagagatgtttgCTAGAAATGTACAATTGAatgtagctcagtggtaaagCATTGGACTGTGATCTTAAAGGTCTGATGTTCAAGTCCCGTAACAGGTtaatcttttttctctttctgtaaCTATAATACCCCACAAATTTAGGGTTAATAACCCAAAAAATTTCGTATTGCGATACGATACAAATTTTTCGGGGCTGAGAACCCCAGATCTCATTTGCCGAATTTTTCGGGCAATTAACCCCGAAATAGTGGCgtacttttttaacagtgtacGAAACGGGGCAGGCGTGAGTCGGTTAACATAGTTCATTGAATGGCATGATGGTGCATGAGGTCATTGATGGTGGCAAAAGCAGTCTAGCCCGTTGTTGTCTCAGACATATTAGTGcgagcagagtcatagaagggacccccccccccccctatgACTCTGGTGCGAGGTTTTCAAGGCAGAATTTCTAGGAACTCGGCATTGtactttttctctttttatggTATGGGATTCTTtctcattttattattttagaCATCATCCTGTCCATGTCACATAACGATGGAGTGGGCGACACGTAGCGCCATAAGTTAAGAGGCAAAAAACTGGAAAGTATAAACATGTTTCGGTGGCGATTGTAGACAAAATGAGACATGTAGATAGTACATAAACCAATCAACGGCCTTGTTTTGCCAAAAATTTGTCGCCAACATCGCATGGAAATGGTCCCTTATTTAATGTTTGAATATATAGAAATCCGATATCATATGGAAGCGAAACGTTTAAAAATGAGGTTagccagaaattaaaagaagagcagcataagctgcgcaaactgtctaagaaggtcaattaatgtgtattaattgaactttgtttgtcgtataaaaccccACCAATATGTAAAAcccctacttacttcatctttaagtaaatagcttttactcgattaagggaagctgcggacttcgttcgatggtatattcccgtaaaatgttaacatgattcaaacaagtcgatgaatgtctcaaacgattggaggcatacataTAAAGGCCGTAGCCGTATAGCCAGCTTCaagcacaacaaagacacaaataagacaagtttaaacggggaacgagcaagccagtagcaggtcgaataaacgacctgacacttgactcgcgaaggggtgaatcaacaatagactgggtgaacagcccagcgttgactaacgaagaattacaattgatggggttttatacgacaaacaaagtcaacgcgatcaccaacgcaaggtgagcgtaatgaaaggatggaaaggaaaatgacttgtttccaggaatggaagggaggatatttttccaagaaaaagtgagctgatgcattccttacaaTATACTGGCTCCATTTCTCAACGAAACAGACAATAGCAATCCAGTGTGTTTGATACCACAAGCTAAGATTGCGATCAAGGCCAATCAATGACTAGCGCAATCTGTCACTAAAAAAGCCAcagcgtcttttttttttattagaatttaaatttttcacgGCGCCATTCATGTTGAAATGTCTATGTCGATTTTATTGCATGGAAAAGTCATTTATGTTTGTATActccaataaaaaaacaaaaaaaaaacaaggtcTCTTCACCATAAAAAAGGGCTCAGGAAACTCTTCATCTGGTTTTCGAATGAACTATATACCCAACCACAAGAGATTGGTCGTGAAGCCGTCGGCGACAAGTGTTTTATTTTCCTCCTTCGTTTCTCCAATGTGGCCAATCCAGTTGAGGTATAAAAGACAGCGATCAGTTGGTTGTTTTGCCCAGTGTGTCGACACGCACCACCCAACAATATGTTTTGTCTTCGGGTAAATGGACCTAATGGATTACACTAAACTAAACAAAGACAACAATCATCATAGAATTTTTATAGGCTCATCCAACCATCTTCATTAATCATCttgtttaatttcttttccattttgtgTCGGGTAGTATTTTCTGAATTTGGTGATCCTGTTCCAGAGCGCAGTCGCCGCGCCGACGAATTTCTTGCAGCCGTTTGAAAGCTTTTTCAATCAGCAGAAGGTTCAAAGTGGCAGCGAAACAGAAATGAAAGCTCGCAGCATCGACACCAACGGCGGCTTCACAAAGGAGCCCAATTTCTTCGAAGATTTCAAAATCCTCGAtgattttggaaaaaatttcCCGCAGTACACGGAACTcaccaaaaatgaaacggaATCTGGCCAAACATCTCAGACTGCCAGAGTTCCTCAGAAAAACGAATATTACAGCTATTCTTTcaggtaaatttttttattagaaattCATTGACACGCAATTCCGATTTTACCCTGTTTAACTAGTACGCCGGTAGAAGACGTCTCGGGAGATGACGTCATTGCGGTAGTCAACGTGAAACATTCGCCAAAAGTGTATTTTTAtcaggtaaaataaaaaaatcaattgaagCCAATTCATTGATGACACAGTCatacaaattaaaataaatttaatgaaaTGGATAGGTTGCAGAAGCTGGCCCGCGCCATCTGAAGGTAATGTATTTCACCGGATTCCCGAACCGACAACGCGTGAGGAGCAACACGAACTAATTAAAATAACCAATTGCTTCacttttttatgttatttctTGTTATTGTACGTGAACCAAGATGTTGACATTCTTGGTCCTTTTTTCGCACATCTGTTCCTCATCATTCCAACCCCCTCTCGAAGCCATATTTGTTGAATACATTTTTCTGTCcatctcataaaaaaaaaaaaaaaaagataacgtGTCGGGGTCCATTCGTAGTTGAAACTCTGTTACACAACAGCTCAAATGTCTGGCAGTAAGGTAAACATCGTGTTATCTCTGCAGTTTGCGATAACAGATATTGATGCAACAGTTCACTCGTGActgggaaacaaaaaattgagaacCTTGTGACTAGTAGACCGTCGGCCATACTTGGCAACAGTTGGGCtgcatttattttaatttttaaaaaagaaagacttCAAAAGcacgcaaaagaaaaacgtgaatttgattgaaaaaagACACGACGAAAATGTCGATTTTCAGGAGCGAGAAGATGAGCTTGTACCAGCTCTTTTTGCAAAATATGAATCTGCATATCGTTGCATGTCCGAACTTGGAGAACTGGGCTGCGTCGAGTTCCGTGACGTAAGTATTCCACCACTGAATTTAATAGTGGACAAACTTTTGTTCTTGACGTTTTCTaacttctgtttttttttgtgtgtgtgcaccTTTTCTAAACGACAGTTAAACTCGGAAGCCACGGCGTTCCAGCGCACTTTCTCCGCCGAAGTGACGCGCTGCAACGAGATGGAACGCAAATTGCGCTACTTGGAAGGGCAAATTGTCAAGGAAGATATCAAGATCGAAGAGCTGCTGGATATGCCAGCTGCTCCTTTACCTAAGGAGATGGTCGACCTGGAGGCAGCGCTAGATAAGATGGAATCTGAATTACGTGAGATCAACGTCAATGCGGAGGTTGATATCGTTTTTTAATCTAGTTAACCTGCGTGCATTCGTCGCtgattttctctttcactaatcctaaagGCATTGAACAAGAATTTCGGATCACTTACAGAAATGAAACTCACTCTCCAAAACGCCGAAAACTATCTCGCC
Proteins encoded in this region:
- the LOC116921306 gene encoding uncharacterized protein LOC116921306 isoform X2; the encoded protein is MFCLRYFLNLVILFQSAVAAPTNFLQPFESFFNQQKVQSGSETEMKARSIDTNGGFTKEPNFFEDFKILDDFGKNFPQYTELTKNETESGQTSQTARVPQKNEYYSYSFSTPVEDVSGDDVIAVVNVKHSPKVYFYQVAEAGPRHLKVMYFTGFPNRQRVRSNTN
- the LOC116921306 gene encoding uncharacterized protein LOC116921306 isoform X1 — its product is MCAKPTIGNEKTVEGRPFDEEHLYFLNLVILFQSAVAAPTNFLQPFESFFNQQKVQSGSETEMKARSIDTNGGFTKEPNFFEDFKILDDFGKNFPQYTELTKNETESGQTSQTARVPQKNEYYSYSFSTPVEDVSGDDVIAVVNVKHSPKVYFYQVAEAGPRHLKVMYFTGFPNRQRVRSNTN